The Anastrepha obliqua isolate idAnaObli1 chromosome 5, idAnaObli1_1.0, whole genome shotgun sequence DNA window GACCAGGTTATTGCTAACTCCTGGCGTTTAGACGTGATGAGTAATGTTGCACCCATGGATCAACTCATGTTCCGACGTCGTATCGTACGATACTATCTATGGACCTCAgtgtccaaaaaaaaacaagtagcGACAGTCTGCGTCGGTGATTTCAGGCTCAGCTCAAGATGGAATTGGACACTAACCCactaaaattgaaaagttgAGGTGTGTCCTTTGTCATTACAACTTCGCTGGCAATGTAAGAAGCGGTCAAAAGCACTTTGTGTCGAGGAaatgtttcgaaaattttcatactTAGGCGGTCAATGTACTCATTTCATTATCTCctggaaaatattatatgttttttatcattttttctttgtttttatgtttctttgtcatattttaattcataaataaagatggatccaaaaatatttttgtactctGCATTTGGCTTCTAATGGGTAAAATCAATGTGGTAGCGCTTTACTGCAGGTTCATTTCTGATGAAAAAGAGGGTATGTGTCTTTTACAATATGAATGGAACAAATTCCTTTAAATGATTGCCACAGGTTGGCTTGCTGTACTCCATCCTGCCAATCCAGTTTTGCGACATATTTCCTATGGATTCTGGATAATCGTCATAACAGCGCTTTTTAAGACTGACTTTTCCATTATTGTAATTTGttacaaaatttatacatacattaacatctaataataaaaattggaaaaggcccttaaggggttatatacagttagaaggccgaaaaaagcgaattatcCAGATTGTTTTctaagaaaacttttaaattaatttatctaAAAATGTGTACACATATTGTGTTATCTTTCAACTGTATTTTtggacttagtattagtaaaaatatttatttggaaaggcgCTAcggctgatctccgggagctccacACAAAAGAGACGTTTTTCGTTGActactatatctctgaactggaccctctgaaattgaaaaaccaaacggatttcgttaaagtaatgttaaatctagtaatttaACGAAGGAATATCGGGGAGAAAAAATCTtctattaattactaaaaaaatatatttaaggagctcgtgttaaaatttgagactaatcggtttagccgttttcgagtaatgttggtcaccgactttggaaacaccattttgagaaaaacccgtttaaagtttgaaaagcactttcaaACACTttataacttcgaaaatattcaccggaacgttaaattaaattttctgtgtgtatattcttaaatatatgaacattaagaaaataaaataaaaaaatcgattttttgaaaattctaactgtatataaccccttaattttaCTTGTTTCATTGCTTGCTCCTAACCAACTATGTACGtgctgttgtagttgttgtagcatttcccatacatatacgaggaatgctgctgaagtgatagtccttggccggatgtaAATCCACGTCGTTTCGGTtaagtagaaccgactgtcgtggaaacgaccatatttttttttccttgttcactcctctgggaagcatagggcctcgacaatacTTGTCTAGTGTtgatttcgttaatctatttgatttctgacagggtaggtgattagcctgccgacCACGTACGTGCTATTTACTGCTGCATTATATTCCAATAGCTGCCTGTGTTGTGGCATatgttttagtgtttttttttttattgtgtgaGGCACATTCAGCTACTTATATGTACAAacaattaacttttattttttctatatcacTACTACATTAAACtattaacttttctttcacaAAATGTTCTGATCGATTGAGATGCACAAAGAGCACTGCAGCAGCCAAACGCGCTTGCAATTCTTGTTGACTCAGGTCATGCGCCCATTCAACGCGCCCCCAAAACTTCGATTGGTATTCCTCCTCTAAGCGTGACAACGCAACGGCCTTTTCAACACTAATGCGCTGGTCGATTGCAGCAAAGGCAAGCAAAACAGATTTCAAAGTGTCCACAGCGAATATGAAACCTGAAAAAAACacgaattacttaaaaaaaaatgtgcgtgCATGCTTCATGTGCTCACTCACCAAATAATACATCCTCACTGTGTGACAGCAGGTACTTGGATACTTTCATTTTATCATCAGCACTCACATTTGGAGGCGACATTACCATAGTCTTCTTCAAGTTTGTGCCATAGCGTTCGTTGAACCACTGTATAATAGGATCCCATTCGTTGCGCTGCAGGTCAAACAATTCTTTTTCATCCTGAAAGTCCAagcataattaatatttaatttttttttaatcccttGTACCCACGTCGTATTGAAAGAGCACAGTGTCTGTTGCTATGTAATTCAGCACATAGTTCACCATATCTGTCTTTGTATGTCTATTGGGGTTATCGATAGCCGTGAAACATAACGCCGACAAATGCATTTTGGAGCGTTCGATGTGCTCTTTCTGTGCATCGAATTCTGTGGCCACAGCTATCGCCAGGGGTTCACTTTTAACTGTAAATAATGTACCATTCGGTGTCTTTAATTTCCGGCTATCCAGTGTTACCTCGTACTTCCCGTCATTGCAGAGCACGGAGGTACGTTTGTAGAAACGCTTTGGTGGTGAGGCTGTATTTggaaatggaattaaataaatagtacACACAGAAATCGCTATTTGAAAGTGTTAAAATTACCGAAAAATCTTCTCGGTACCTGCTGTGATGCACTGACAACCGTTGTAAGCGGCTTTCGTAGAAATTTGAAGATATTATTCATCTTGTTTATTTAGGTTTTATTTGATGAATACTTATTACGAAGGTTACGAAATAAAAACGCCGCCGGCAGGTATAAGCTGCTTAAAATATTACTTCAATGTTAAAAATCAGCTGGTTACACCATGCTAATAGCTACAGGGTTGCAACAGCCTAATGCGTTTGCAGAAAGTAAGGGAAATTTTTAAGTACTTTCAACGAGaatatttttgtgtgtttgaatTAATAGATAAAATCCCTATTGCAAATCGAATGCATTTACTTAATATGATAAGGCTAAAACCAAAGCATATTTAGCAGGTGGTAAGttactactttattttattaaaatatgtttagttattatctataaaaacaattttattccaAGAAATTTAAATTCTGGCTGTATCAGCATTAAGGGACGTCTGAGTATTTCGATGGAGGGAAGgtctatttaaattaatatcagCTCGAGATATTTAAATAGAAACtaacttttattaaacaaaaatttcgatgttttatttaatttaaaatagtatACAGTGTTTGCAATACATTTAAATTCAGTTGCACGTGATAAAAAATgagataaaagcaaattttaagttgcataaattttaaatctcTCCTCTAAAGTCatcttaaaagaaattttatctcTAAAAGTGGGTTTAGGTCAATATGACTCCAAAATTTTAAGAGTATGTTTTAAATTGATGGTTTGCTGTCAAAAGTTCCGAAAAATCTGAGATGTTGCACAAAcgattaaaataaagtttaaacaaattgcttagcaattaaataatattaggaTTCTATTTAATCGTAATTacgaaaagaaaaatgtatatactgcattgaaaaaaagtgcgcaTTGCGTAgtgcatataaaaaaagtgaatctttcaaggcagacaaagaaagagggagagacccgagaaaaaatgagagagaaagagaaaaagaatatatatctaaataaattcacaacatttgcagagaatacaaataaacaaactttacaaaaaacggagaatggtcgaccggtgtaggtaaacgctggacacaaaccgtggtaacaacgcgcactactccgaccTTTTATCACCCGCATAAACGCAGTGATTCCAGGACTGCAGCAATGGCCCAATTTACCGCAagacaataccaataaatccgacgccggaatggatagcactttatagtacacacaagcactagccaggaaacgaaaataagtgccaaaaagcaggcacaaaaaaaacgccaaaaaaattgggacctaaaaacgccccaaacagtaagCGCCAAGGAAATATCACACCAAAAAGTAAGCACCACAAATATATTTGCTACAGGTTTGCACcagcaaacaagcgccaaacagtaggcagtgttatttctcactagaaattagcaaccacaaggaaaaactcagaaaaaatagCGTAAAGTGTATTTAAGATGTATATAAAGTATAGCTCTCCCTCtctttttcctctacgttacatcttttctctctctcgcggaacgaaaataccTGGCACGTTGCATGGCCATGAAACTTCACTCTCCAttttcgctcgtccatcgacgcctaagaagtttcacttcaaaaactcgTCCGATTTATAGGTGGCGTCAGTACactaatatttaatacaaatccTTAAGATTGACAGACATAGTAATAACAGTTTTTAGTCCTCGTAGTAAAATACACAAATGGGTATCACGCCATTCGTGAATTTATTAAATGTGAACGTGAATTTATTCAAATActcgtgtttcttcttggagctTTGTTTACTTTCAGTGttgctttaattattattttttttttttctatgactgattaaaatataaaacgtGCTTGGAAGGTAAAGTAAATTAAGGATAGCACTTAACGAGTTGAGCCATGCGGAAATAAATCTACTGTTGCATACAAAAGAATAATTTGGCTAATCAATGTGTGCTTCTAAATGaataaatcattattttgcACGGTCACTTTTAAAATGCTATAATCggcttttaagaaaaaatagtgcaagctgaatatttaaatattgcttAAAAGAGAGCTATTTAGTGATTAACAAGTATTAGATACTACGTCGATGTAAGTTATTTTGTCAAAAGTCAACCCACATGtatatcttttaatatattacaagagtttatcataaaaatttcagttaacaCTACTAAATCAATGGTCTGGCAACATCAAAGATAAATTCCCCATTTATCGCAACCGCAGCCAATATGCATGCGTGAGGATTTGTTGAACGAAAAAATACAGCTTGGTTAGTGAATGATATACCGACAAAGTTGTGGAAAAACTTTTTCAGAATCAATATTTTAgcgtaaaatataaaagtacgTTAGCAAAGATGAGTGTCGTGGAAGAGGTTTTTGAAATACaaaggaaattgcaaaaaattacatCCAATGATGGTACGGTAAGTAAATAATAAGATGCATGTCAATGGTGTTGGCGCTATGCGGCAACCGTCGCCCGGGAGTGTACTCGGTTACAAACATTTTGTTGGTAAGAAGAGGTTGATAGTGAAATGCGCGCGCGGCCTCATTGAGATATGcttatttgtacaaaatttcctatactaaagtaacaaaaattaacataGTTGTCGTATTTCTTTACAGGGACAAGATCAAGCACTGGATCTACTGAAATCATTGCAAGCTCTCAACATCAATTTGGAAATATTAACTAAAACACGCATTGGTATAACTGTTAATGAACTGCTCCAGAGTAGCAAAGATGAGGAAGTAAAAGCATTAGCTAAAACGCTTATCGAAGATTTCGGCTGTGCTTTCCTTTTCTACCACGACGATAcatttgcttataatgtctaagtgcgtggaccgaatttaaaTATAAAGCTAGATATACATGAGGCAACTGTTGAAGCAACTCCCgtaccaccagcgggagtttccctgatctcatacgctgacgattgtacgataatggcgtcgggcaatgacatcgatggcccgtgttccaaagtgaacgactacctcaccgacctttctcgcttgttcactgcgaggaatctacaactttcccccaccaagtccacggcgacccttttcaccacctggacaaaggaggtcaagctgccccttaaggtaaaagtcgatgacacaccaattccgactgtgaataaccccaaaattttgggtgtaacctttgacagcttgctctccttctctgcgcatacaaccgcaattgccactaaggtccaaaatcgcaacaaggtcctcaaatcgctggccggcagcacttggggcaaagacaaagaactgttgctttcgacatttaaggcaattggccggccggttctcaactatgctgcgcctgtctggtcgcctggaactagtgattcgcagtggactaagctacagacctgtcaaagtaccgccattcggacagcgaccgggtgcctcctgatgtcacctaTTCAACACctgcacaacgaggcacaaatgcttccagttgcggagcacaacaaattgctcagcaagcagttcctgctcggatgttaccgcaggtctcatccctgcagacacctgcttgagcccgagccgcctcccaggcacgtcaggagacacctctttgACTACGCTGGCGATATCCAGGACAAGACCGACcgtaacctactggaccggacagtatttagacagtctataaacgacattcaccgggagaccgttaccacctttttgaactcccgtcctgtgaatgccgtaatcggagtccaaccaccacctattgcagatgaagagctccagcttccccgtgagacccgtgtaacactggcacaactacgctctggatattgtagcaggttaaactcctacatatccagaatcgaccccgacataccaaacacatgtccggcatgtgaaggtaccccgcacgacactaaccacctcttcacatgccccctcaaaccgactcatctaacccccctctccctctggacccaacctgtcgaaacagcatgtttcctgggcctacccctagatgagctagacgaagacgaacgatgatatgcctacactgacagggctacctatgctgtt harbors:
- the LOC129249086 gene encoding ATP synthase mitochondrial F1 complex assembly factor 2; amino-acid sequence: MNNIFKFLRKPLTTVVSASQQVPRRFFASPPKRFYKRTSVLCNDGKYEVTLDSRKLKTPNGTLFTVKSEPLAIAVATEFDAQKEHIERSKMHLSALCFTAIDNPNRHTKTDMVNYVLNYIATDTVLFQYDDEKELFDLQRNEWDPIIQWFNERYGTNLKKTMVMSPPNVSADDKMKVSKYLLSHSEDVLFGFIFAVDTLKSVLLAFAAIDQRISVEKAVALSRLEEEYQSKFWGRVEWAHDLSQQELQARLAAAVLFVHLNRSEHFVKEKLIV
- the LOC129249087 gene encoding transcription elongation factor S-II-like, giving the protein MSVVEEVFEIQRKLQKITSNDGTGQDQALDLLKSLQALNINLEILTKTRIGITVNELLQSSKDEEVKALAKTLIEDFGCAFLFYHDDTFAYNV